A single window of uncultured Sunxiuqinia sp. DNA harbors:
- a CDS encoding toll/interleukin-1 receptor domain-containing protein — MEDIYDFLNDFESFLREKFKNDVLVYARHTYLGSMLLKNFANNKRLLLKPSDSTLPIGGKRIQDFIAKSPTFKGYKVDNYIFIARVYKEISYRLAKSKKRLTLVAVDFEEKQIKINGAMNVELNILNLFIEFSEAINFSISYDFEGLLKHQGFDRKSEKTITQIEKRLTNPVIFFSYSWDNEEHRFWVLKLASELIKNGIDVLIDEWDLDKYNNDLHQFMESGIRDSDKVILVCTKQYAQKANERTGGVGVENTIITGEFYDKSKENKFIPIVREYDKKITDSMPSYLKTKYSIDFSKDDEFRTKFEELIRKILNVPRFKKPTLGNLPSLKSNEI; from the coding sequence ATGGAAGATATATACGACTTTTTAAATGACTTTGAATCCTTTTTGCGAGAGAAGTTCAAAAATGATGTTTTGGTATATGCTAGACATACATATCTGGGGTCCATGCTACTTAAAAATTTTGCAAATAATAAAAGACTATTACTAAAGCCATCTGATTCTACGTTGCCAATTGGAGGTAAAAGAATCCAAGATTTTATTGCAAAATCGCCAACATTCAAAGGCTACAAAGTTGACAACTATATTTTTATCGCGCGAGTTTATAAAGAAATCTCTTATCGTCTAGCCAAGTCTAAAAAACGCCTTACTCTGGTTGCCGTTGATTTTGAGGAAAAACAAATCAAAATAAATGGAGCAATGAATGTTGAATTAAACATTCTAAACTTGTTCATTGAGTTTTCCGAAGCTATAAACTTCTCAATTTCATATGATTTTGAGGGGCTACTAAAACATCAAGGATTTGACAGAAAAAGTGAAAAGACTATCACCCAAATTGAAAAGCGATTAACAAATCCAGTGATATTTTTTTCATATTCTTGGGACAATGAAGAGCATCGATTTTGGGTATTAAAACTTGCTTCAGAATTAATTAAAAATGGTATTGACGTTTTAATTGATGAATGGGATTTGGACAAATACAATAATGACCTTCACCAATTTATGGAAAGTGGAATTCGAGACTCAGATAAAGTGATTTTAGTTTGTACTAAACAATATGCACAAAAAGCAAATGAAAGGACTGGCGGCGTTGGAGTTGAAAATACAATTATAACAGGAGAGTTTTACGACAAAAGCAAAGAGAATAAGTTTATTCCAATCGTAAGAGAATATGATAAGAAGATTACCGACTCAATGCCAAGCTACTTAAAGACAAAATATTCTATTGACTTCTCAAAAGATGACGAGTTTAGGACAAAATTTGAAGAACTTATACGAAAGATTCTGAACGTACCGAGATTCAAAAAACCAACTTTAGGAAATTTACCAAGTCTAAAATCAAATGAAATATAA
- a CDS encoding transposase produces MYKNDRVTRRYSESFKLKILAELSTGKYSKRQLSRIYGIQSSTINEWVRKYDRKDLMNTRIMVQTKDEISRLKELQKEIEQLKKLLIKKDLDKLVQDSYLEVAAENLGYKSVEELKKNLNIKP; encoded by the coding sequence ATGTATAAAAATGATAGAGTAACACGGCGTTACAGCGAGAGTTTTAAACTCAAAATTTTAGCCGAACTTAGCACGGGTAAATACTCAAAAAGACAATTATCCCGGATTTATGGGATACAGTCAAGTACAATCAATGAATGGGTACGAAAGTACGACCGCAAAGATTTAATGAATACGCGTATTATGGTACAAACAAAAGATGAGATCAGCCGCTTAAAAGAACTTCAAAAAGAAATTGAGCAGCTAAAAAAACTCTTGATTAAAAAGGATTTAGACAAGCTCGTACAAGATTCGTATTTGGAAGTGGCTGCCGAAAACTTAGGCTACAAAAGTGTTGAGGAACTAAAAAAAAACTTAAACATCAAGCCCTGA
- a CDS encoding IS110 family transposase translates to MYKSKHFIGVDISKETFDVWDLSTGHHCYSNDSKGFRLFYKLMKSNTHCVMESTGSYYQQLTVFLYQKGIEVSVVNPLTIKRFIQMKLQQNKTDKSDARMIALFAQEQPLKQWIPEPEYIEKSKQLQKVVVLYLKQNTALKNHIQGLESRGVKTGRIITSLKRQLRHVKDEIVLLEQEIEVLIKQYDGDLLSNITSIPGVGEKTAVYLIIMSNGFRNFDNYRQVSAFFGLAPTEHTSGTSINGQSRISKRGNPNMRNHLFMCSFTASKCNPQCHALYQRIVNKGKSKKLALIAVCNKLVKQAFAIAKSGIPYDPAYRSTIVGQ, encoded by the coding sequence ATGTATAAAAGTAAACATTTTATTGGAGTTGACATCTCAAAAGAGACATTCGATGTATGGGATTTATCAACAGGGCATCATTGTTACAGTAATGATTCAAAGGGTTTTCGCTTGTTTTACAAATTAATGAAGTCCAACACTCATTGCGTGATGGAATCAACCGGAAGTTATTACCAACAGCTTACCGTTTTCCTCTACCAAAAAGGGATTGAAGTTTCTGTGGTAAATCCTTTAACCATTAAACGTTTTATTCAGATGAAGCTGCAGCAGAATAAAACCGATAAGAGTGATGCTCGAATGATTGCATTGTTTGCTCAGGAACAACCACTTAAACAATGGATTCCGGAACCTGAATACATCGAAAAGAGTAAGCAGCTTCAGAAAGTTGTAGTGTTATATTTAAAGCAGAATACAGCCTTAAAGAACCATATCCAGGGACTGGAAAGCAGGGGTGTTAAAACGGGCAGGATTATCACTTCATTGAAACGTCAGCTACGTCATGTTAAGGATGAGATTGTCCTTTTGGAACAGGAGATTGAAGTGCTTATAAAACAATACGATGGTGATTTATTGAGCAATATAACTTCTATTCCCGGAGTGGGAGAAAAGACTGCGGTTTACCTGATAATTATGAGTAATGGCTTTCGGAACTTCGATAACTACCGTCAGGTATCCGCATTCTTTGGACTGGCTCCTACGGAACATACTTCAGGTACAAGTATAAACGGGCAGTCCCGAATCAGTAAACGGGGCAATCCGAATATGCGCAACCATTTGTTTATGTGCAGTTTTACAGCCAGTAAATGCAATCCTCAGTGCCATGCATTGTATCAACGAATTGTAAACAAAGGAAAGTCAAAAAAGCTAGCTTTAATTGCTGTATGCAACAAATTGGTCAAACAAGCTTTTGCCATTGCCAAATCAGGGATACCATACGATCCGGCCTATCGAAGTACCATCGTCGGTCAATAA
- a CDS encoding IS110 family transposase — MYKSKHFIGVDISKETFDVWDLSTGHHCYSNDSKGFRLFYKLMKSNTHCVMESTGSYYQQLAVFLYQKGIEVSVVNPLTIKRFIQMKLQQNKTDKSDARMIALFAQEQPLKQWIPEPEYIEKSKQLQKVVVLYLKQNTALKNHIQGLESRGVKTGRIITSLKRQLRHVKDEIVLLEQEIEVLIKQYDGDLLSNITSIPGVGKKTAVYLIIMSNGFRNFDNYRQVSAFFGLAPTEHTSGTSINGQSRISKRGNPNMRNHLFMCSFTASKCNPQCHALYQRIVNKGKSKKLALIAVCNKLVKQAFAIAKSGIPYDPAYRSTIVGQ; from the coding sequence ATGTATAAAAGTAAACATTTTATTGGAGTTGACATCTCAAAAGAGACATTCGATGTATGGGATTTATCAACAGGGCATCATTGTTACAGTAATGATTCAAAGGGTTTTCGCTTGTTTTACAAATTAATGAAGTCCAACACTCATTGCGTGATGGAATCAACCGGAAGTTATTACCAACAGCTTGCCGTTTTCCTCTACCAAAAAGGGATTGAAGTTTCTGTGGTAAATCCTTTAACCATTAAACGTTTTATTCAGATGAAGCTGCAGCAGAATAAAACCGATAAGAGTGATGCTCGAATGATTGCATTGTTTGCACAGGAACAGCCACTTAAACAATGGATTCCGGAACCTGAATACATCGAAAAGAGTAAGCAGCTTCAGAAAGTTGTAGTGTTATATTTAAAGCAGAATACAGCCTTAAAGAACCATATCCAGGGACTGGAAAGCAGGGGTGTTAAAACGGGCAGGATTATCACTTCATTGAAACGTCAGCTACGTCATGTTAAGGATGAGATTGTCCTTTTGGAACAGGAGATTGAAGTGCTTATAAAACAATACGATGGTGATTTATTGAGCAATATAACTTCTATTCCCGGAGTGGGAAAAAAGACTGCAGTTTACCTGATAATTATGAGTAATGGCTTTCGGAACTTCGATAACTACCGTCAGGTATCCGCATTCTTTGGACTGGCTCCTACGGAACATACTTCAGGTACAAGTATAAACGGGCAGTCCCGAATCAGTAAACGGGGCAATCCGAATATGCGCAACCATTTGTTTATGTGCAGTTTTACAGCCAGTAAATGCAATCCTCAGTGCCATGCATTGTATCAACGAATTGTAAACAAAGGAAAGTCAAAAAAGCTAGCTTTAATTGCTGTATGCAACAAATTGGTCAAACAAGCTTTTGCCATTGCCAAATCAGGGATACCATACGATCCGGCCTATCGAAGTACCATCGTCGGTCAATAA
- a CDS encoding IS3 family transposase produces MKATSTTKQTGIASMSEVCALFHLKRDAFYKYIKRWERYKSVESQVIQLVKEERKEQPRVGVRKLHETLQPSFEAKQIKLGRDSLFNILRANNMLVKRKRAYAKTTNSYHHFHKYNNLIKELEITKPNQVWVSDITYIRTVKGFCYLALITDLYSRKIIGHDISDSLELSGCLRALKKALWYTRPAAGLIHHSDRGVQYCSHMYVNELKRKGINISMTEENHCYENAVAERVNGILKDEFYLDQCFFSTSHAKRATKNAIKLYNNKRLHLSLGYKTPNAVFKNVA; encoded by the coding sequence ATGAAAGCTACCTCAACAACAAAACAAACGGGTATAGCAAGCATGTCGGAGGTATGTGCCCTATTCCACCTAAAACGCGATGCATTCTATAAATACATTAAGCGTTGGGAACGCTACAAATCAGTTGAATCGCAAGTAATACAGCTTGTAAAAGAAGAACGGAAAGAGCAACCCAGAGTGGGCGTACGTAAGCTACACGAAACACTGCAACCCTCTTTTGAGGCCAAACAGATTAAACTTGGAAGGGACTCTCTGTTTAATATACTCAGAGCGAATAATATGCTGGTGAAACGGAAAAGGGCGTATGCTAAAACAACCAATTCATATCACCATTTCCATAAATACAACAATCTTATCAAGGAGTTGGAAATCACAAAACCAAACCAGGTATGGGTTTCTGATATTACATACATCAGAACCGTTAAAGGCTTTTGTTATTTAGCGCTGATTACAGACTTGTATTCACGGAAAATAATCGGACACGACATCAGCGATAGCCTGGAGCTGTCGGGATGCCTACGGGCCCTCAAAAAGGCCCTGTGGTATACAAGACCAGCGGCCGGGCTTATACATCACTCCGACAGAGGGGTGCAATATTGCAGTCATATGTATGTAAATGAGTTAAAAAGAAAAGGAATAAACATAAGTATGACAGAAGAAAATCATTGTTATGAAAACGCAGTTGCTGAAAGAGTTAACGGCATTTTAAAAGATGAGTTCTATCTCGACCAGTGCTTCTTTTCAACCAGCCATGCAAAACGTGCTACAAAAAATGCTATTAAACTATATAATAATAAAAGGCTTCATTTATCTTTAGGGTATAAAACACCAAACGCAGTGTTTAAAAATGTAGCTTAA
- a CDS encoding transposase, with the protein MYKNDGVTRRYSESFKLKILAELSTGKYSKRQLSRIYGIQSSTINEWIRKYDRKDLMNTRIMVQTKDEISRLKELQKEIEQLKKLLIKKDLDKLVQDSYLEVAAENLGYKSVEELKKNLNIKP; encoded by the coding sequence ATGTATAAAAATGATGGAGTAACACGGCGTTACAGCGAGAGTTTTAAACTCAAAATTTTAGCCGAACTTAGCACGGGTAAATACTCAAAAAGACAATTATCCCGGATTTACGGGATACAGTCAAGTACAATCAATGAATGGATACGAAAGTATGACCGCAAAGATTTAATGAATACGCGTATTATGGTACAAACAAAAGATGAAATCAGCCGCTTAAAAGAACTTCAAAAAGAAATCGAGCAGCTAAAAAAACTCTTGATTAAAAAGGATTTAGACAAGCTCGTACAAGATTCTTATTTGGAAGTGGCTGCCGAAAACTTAGGCTACAAAAGTGTTGAGGAACTAAAAAAAAACTTAAACATCAAGCCCTGA
- a CDS encoding AAA family ATPase encodes MVGIIGARGVGKTTMILQHIKEKLDNKIALYVSADDMYFSENRLFDLADNFYKNAGEYLFIDEIHKYTDWSRELKNIYDSFPTLKVVFTGSSVLDILKGSADLSRRAIIYKLQGLSFREYLKLFHNYQIEVYSLNQIINNEIKLPNIEHPLPLFNDYLKRGYYPFGVEDEIDLRLGQIIVQTLESDIPQYANLNVGTSRKLKRLLSIIAESVPFKPNFSKISEMISVSRNSLDDYFSYMEKAGLIGQLRNETSGIRGLGKVDKVYLDNTNIIFNLVGDKSNLGNIRETFFFNQMRVKNEVISSNKADFVIDNYTFEVGGKNKQQNQIEKDGKSFVVKDDIEYGYLNVIPLWAFGLNY; translated from the coding sequence ATGGTTGGAATTATTGGTGCTCGCGGAGTTGGTAAAACGACAATGATTCTACAACATATCAAGGAAAAATTAGATAACAAAATAGCTTTATATGTTTCAGCTGACGATATGTACTTTAGTGAAAACAGACTTTTCGATTTAGCTGATAATTTTTACAAAAATGCAGGAGAATATTTATTTATTGATGAAATACATAAATACACAGACTGGTCTCGGGAATTAAAAAACATTTATGATTCTTTTCCGACCTTAAAAGTGGTCTTCACTGGTTCTTCTGTACTTGACATACTGAAAGGTTCGGCTGATTTAAGTCGCAGAGCGATAATTTACAAATTACAAGGACTCTCGTTTCGCGAATATTTGAAACTATTTCATAACTATCAAATAGAAGTTTACTCTTTAAATCAAATAATCAATAACGAAATAAAACTTCCAAATATAGAACATCCCCTACCATTGTTTAATGACTATTTAAAACGTGGATATTATCCTTTCGGAGTTGAAGATGAAATAGATTTACGTTTAGGACAAATCATCGTACAAACATTAGAATCCGATATTCCACAATACGCAAACTTAAATGTAGGAACAAGCCGAAAACTTAAACGATTGCTTTCCATTATTGCTGAAAGCGTACCTTTTAAACCCAATTTCTCCAAGATATCAGAAATGATTAGTGTAAGTCGGAATTCCTTAGATGATTATTTTTCATATATGGAAAAAGCAGGACTTATTGGGCAGTTACGCAATGAAACAAGTGGTATCCGTGGATTAGGAAAAGTTGATAAGGTTTATTTGGATAACACAAATATCATTTTCAACTTGGTTGGAGATAAATCAAATCTAGGCAACATTCGAGAGACTTTTTTCTTCAATCAAATGCGAGTAAAAAATGAAGTTATATCTTCAAATAAAGCAGATTTTGTAATTGACAATTACACTTTTGAAGTTGGAGGAAAAAATAAGCAACAAAACCAAATAGAAAAAGATGGTAAATCATTTGTAGTAAAAGATGACATCGAATATGGTTATCTAAATGTGATTCCTCTTTGGGCTTTTGGATTAAATTATTAA
- a CDS encoding IS3 family transposase: protein MKASSKTKQTGIASMSEVCALFHLKRDAFYKYIKRWERCKSLESQVIQLVKEERKEQPRVGVRKLHETLQPSFEAKQIKLGRDSLFNILRANNMLVKRKRAYAKTTNSYHHFHKYNNLIKELEITKPNQVWVSDITYIRTVKGFCYLALITDLYSRKIIGHDISDSLELSGCLRALKKALWHTRPAAGLIHHSDRGVQYCSHMYVNELKRKGINISMTEENHCYENAVAERVNGILKDEFYLDQCFFSTSHAKRATKNAIKLYNNKRLHLSLGYKTPNAVFKNVA, encoded by the coding sequence ATGAAAGCTTCCTCAAAAACAAAACAAACGGGTATAGCAAGCATGTCGGAGGTATGTGCCCTATTCCACCTAAAACGCGATGCATTCTATAAATACATTAAGCGTTGGGAACGTTGCAAGTCGCTTGAATCGCAAGTAATACAGCTTGTAAAGGAAGAACGCAAAGAGCAACCCAGAGTGGGCGTACGTAAGCTACACGAAACACTACAACCCTCTTTTGAGGCCAAACAGATTAAACTTGGCAGGGACTCTCTGTTTAATATACTCAGAGCGAATAATATGCTGGTGAAACGGAAAAGGGCGTATGCTAAAACAACCAATTCATATCACCATTTCCATAAATACAACAATCTTATCAAGGAGTTGGAAATCACAAAACCAAACCAAGTATGGGTTTCTGATATTACATACATCAGAACCGTAAAAGGCTTTTGTTATTTAGCGCTGATTACAGACTTGTATTCACGGAAAATAATCGGACACGACATCAGCGATAGCCTGGAGCTGTCGGGATGCCTACGGGCCCTCAAAAAGGCCCTGTGGCATACAAGACCAGCGGCCGGACTTATACATCACTCCGACAGAGGGGTGCAGTATTGCAGCCATATGTATGTAAATGAGTTAAAAAGAAAAGGAATAAACATAAGTATGACAGAAGAAAATCATTGTTATGAAAACGCAGTTGCTGAAAGAGTTAACGGTATTTTAAAAGATGAGTTCTATCTCGACCAGTGCTTCTTTTCAACCAGCCATGCAAAACGTGCTACAAAAAATGCTATTAAACTATATAATAATAAAAGGCTTCATTTATCTTTAGGGTATAAAACACCAAACGCAGTGTTTAAAAATGTAGCTTAA
- a CDS encoding site-specific integrase, translating to MLYLKKSSPNKAGKAAIMGRITLNRSMAQFSCKLSCNPKLWNPRESRLNGKSHEAVTVNAKLEKLILAIHSAYDTLAGRKQLFDATDVKNMFQGNMGTQMTLLQLMGRFNDGFRKRIGVDRSPKTFTQYIYTHRTLAEFIKKEYNVTDLAFGQLSEQFIRDYQDFIAINKKLGNETQRHYLCILKKICKIAYKEGHSDKHYFAHFSVPKPKLSTPKSLSRENFEKIRDLVIPGTQYSHILTRDLFLFACYTGTAYIDAVAITKENLQTDDNGGLWLKYQRKKTGALARVKLLPEAIELIEQYKDEARATLFPHLEYSTLCRNLQGIRALIGMRGELSYHMGRHSFASLITLEAGVPIETISRMLGHKDIKTTQIYARVTPKKLFEDMDNFAKITRDLKLVL from the coding sequence TTGCTCTACCTGAAAAAGAGCAGCCCCAACAAAGCGGGCAAAGCAGCCATTATGGGGCGTATCACCCTAAACCGATCAATGGCACAGTTCAGTTGTAAACTATCCTGTAACCCCAAACTGTGGAATCCACGCGAAAGCCGACTAAACGGCAAAAGCCATGAGGCCGTAACGGTCAATGCAAAGCTGGAGAAACTTATCCTTGCCATCCATTCGGCATACGACACGCTTGCAGGACGTAAACAGCTCTTTGATGCCACGGACGTAAAAAACATGTTCCAGGGTAACATGGGGACACAAATGACCCTGTTGCAGCTTATGGGCCGTTTTAACGATGGGTTCCGTAAGCGTATCGGAGTTGACCGGTCCCCGAAAACTTTTACACAATACATCTACACCCACCGGACCCTGGCCGAATTCATCAAAAAAGAATACAATGTTACTGACCTTGCCTTTGGACAGCTTTCCGAACAGTTTATCCGCGATTACCAGGATTTTATCGCAATAAACAAGAAACTGGGCAACGAAACCCAACGTCATTACCTGTGTATCCTGAAAAAGATTTGCAAGATTGCGTACAAGGAAGGGCATTCGGACAAACATTACTTTGCCCACTTTAGTGTCCCTAAACCCAAATTAAGTACGCCCAAGTCCCTAAGCAGGGAAAATTTTGAAAAAATCCGCGACCTGGTTATCCCCGGTACCCAATATTCTCACATCCTTACCCGTGATTTGTTTCTGTTTGCCTGCTATACAGGGACGGCATATATCGATGCTGTAGCTATAACCAAAGAAAACCTGCAAACAGACGACAATGGCGGTTTGTGGCTAAAATATCAACGCAAAAAGACCGGTGCCCTTGCCCGTGTGAAACTACTGCCCGAAGCCATTGAACTGATTGAACAGTACAAAGATGAAGCAAGGGCTACGCTTTTCCCCCACCTTGAATATTCGACATTGTGCCGCAACTTGCAAGGGATACGTGCCCTTATCGGGATGAGAGGTGAACTAAGCTACCACATGGGGAGGCACTCATTTGCTTCGCTCATTACGCTCGAAGCAGGTGTGCCTATTGAAACCATCAGCCGGATGCTTGGCCACAAGGATATTAAAACCACACAAATTTATGCCCGTGTTACCCCCAAAAAGCTTTTCGAAGACATGGACAATTTTGCTAAAATAACCCGGGATTTAAAACTGGTACTTTAA
- a CDS encoding acyltransferase family protein, whose product MYKRNHGIDLLKFIAALMITNSHFIPLYQDHNISFATLGVHGNALFFFVSGFFLTNIKTTDGKFIRFDIWIRKKIIRLWPTIIVFFVFANLLFSKEISWYDFLFAGHYWFVRCFIISFSIIYFILKYLNQYSKHILVLSIIFSSFYIFISPKVNGSIYHAFHYVCYFSSMMLGVNIGLYKDKIKTRNLLFDLTLCATSFIMYFIILSLGKGKSDNWYYIQLFAVFPLLLFLFYSYKIVSYNWCSRIANFKIWSIVFIISSLTYEIYIVQFDIITDAFNKWYPLNTVIVFAIIVVIAYALRVFTNFFLLLFSSKDWNIKQILSYK is encoded by the coding sequence ATGTATAAACGTAATCATGGAATTGATCTTCTAAAATTTATTGCAGCATTAATGATAACTAATAGTCATTTTATTCCACTCTATCAAGATCACAATATAAGCTTTGCAACATTGGGGGTACATGGAAATGCTTTGTTTTTTTTTGTTTCTGGTTTTTTTCTTACAAATATTAAGACAACCGATGGAAAATTTATAAGATTTGATATTTGGATAAGAAAGAAAATAATCAGATTATGGCCGACAATAATTGTATTCTTTGTTTTTGCAAACTTATTATTTTCGAAAGAAATTAGTTGGTATGATTTTCTATTTGCAGGGCATTATTGGTTTGTAAGGTGTTTTATTATTAGTTTTTCGATAATTTATTTTATTCTTAAATATTTAAACCAATACTCAAAACATATATTAGTTTTATCTATCATATTTTCATCATTTTATATATTTATATCTCCTAAAGTTAATGGGTCAATTTATCATGCATTTCATTATGTGTGCTACTTCAGTTCAATGATGTTAGGCGTTAATATAGGTTTATATAAGGACAAAATAAAAACTCGAAATCTATTATTTGATTTGACTTTATGTGCAACCTCTTTTATAATGTATTTCATAATATTATCTCTTGGAAAAGGAAAATCAGATAACTGGTATTACATTCAATTATTTGCAGTTTTTCCTTTATTACTTTTTCTATTTTATTCATATAAAATTGTTAGTTACAATTGGTGTTCGAGAATTGCAAATTTTAAAATCTGGTCAATTGTTTTTATTATATCATCTTTAACTTATGAAATTTATATCGTACAATTTGACATAATAACAGATGCATTTAATAAATGGTATCCACTTAACACAGTCATTGTATTTGCTATAATAGTGGTTATTGCTTACGCTTTAAGAGTTTTTACGAACTTTTTTTTACTGTTATTTTCAAGTAAGGATTGGAATATTAAACAAATTCTTAGTTATAAGTAA
- a CDS encoding two-component regulator propeller domain-containing protein, protein MQKTLIILIFILGTFVNVQSQNTENNPKVITDKKTSSTWKLYTSSNSVLPDNMSREVDIDSNGIIWYCTDDGLVKIDGDNWTALTVANSGLPINKPGKTHTWTTNLSVDKQNRVWVKFFQKIIMYDGNKWVKYDTTNSPLESVHDISVDKNGVIWFGTSIGLIKYDNGKWTSFNTDNCDIASNEVREVYLDDNNILWVATDSGISKLENSKWSVLNKKNSSLPSNSVDCVNGDAFGNIWIGTNEVKGKGGLVKIDKNDEWTVYTTKNSKLPSNTVWDIKFENEIIWLSLNKGGLVRFDGKKWEVYNTHNSIIPHDYVCSVAVDKNGNKWIATFGGLVWTDR, encoded by the coding sequence ATGCAGAAAACATTAATCATTCTGATTTTTATTTTAGGAACATTTGTAAATGTTCAAAGTCAGAACACAGAGAATAATCCCAAAGTTATTACTGACAAAAAAACATCATCAACTTGGAAGTTATATACTTCAAGTAACTCTGTTTTACCTGACAACATGTCAAGGGAAGTTGACATTGACAGTAATGGAATCATATGGTATTGTACAGACGATGGTTTAGTAAAAATAGATGGTGATAATTGGACAGCTTTAACTGTGGCAAACTCAGGACTACCAATCAATAAGCCTGGCAAAACACATACTTGGACAACAAATTTATCTGTAGATAAACAAAATAGAGTTTGGGTCAAATTTTTCCAAAAAATAATAATGTACGATGGGAACAAATGGGTAAAATATGACACGACAAATTCTCCTCTAGAGTCAGTCCATGATATTTCTGTCGATAAAAATGGAGTAATTTGGTTTGGAACATCTATTGGTTTAATTAAATATGATAATGGTAAATGGACTTCATTCAACACAGACAATTGCGACATAGCTTCAAATGAAGTTAGAGAAGTTTATTTAGATGATAATAATATATTATGGGTTGCAACGGACTCTGGAATATCAAAATTAGAAAATTCAAAATGGAGTGTTCTAAACAAGAAGAATTCCTCATTACCAAGCAACAGTGTTGACTGTGTAAATGGAGATGCATTTGGAAACATTTGGATTGGCACAAATGAAGTAAAAGGTAAAGGGGGTTTGGTGAAAATTGACAAGAACGATGAATGGACAGTTTATACTACAAAAAACTCAAAATTACCTTCAAATACTGTTTGGGACATCAAATTTGAAAATGAAATAATTTGGTTGAGCCTTAATAAAGGTGGATTGGTAAGATTTGATGGGAAAAAATGGGAAGTTTACAATACTCATAATTCAATTATTCCTCATGATTATGTTTGTTCAGTGGCAGTAGATAAAAATGGAAATAAATGGATAGCAACTTTTGGGGGCTTGGTATGGACAGATAGATAA